Genomic segment of Oscillospiraceae bacterium:
CGCGGCAGGCAGGAGCACAGCGTTTGCGACTTCTGTATTTTTCGGCATGGCTGCAAGATGCTATAAATATGCCGGCTTTACTTTAAAATTGCTTGGGATTTCTAAAAAAATGGCTACTGCACCTCTCTAATGGCTTTCGACAGTGTTTCTTTATTTTCATATTGCATGTGTTTTCCCCTAAAATTAAGCTGTCTATTCGGCGAATAATGTAAATATATCACAAGACGGCATCAATAGAAATTATAAATTTTTTATGAAATACTTGACAAACAATTCCAATGGTGGTATTATCAAGCTAGCACTCTTCTGTATAGAGTGCTAATGAGGAGGCGGACGTCCATGTCAATCGACGAACGTAAGGAAAAAATCCTTAAAATCATCATTGACCGGTATATTGAGAGCGCCGAGCCGGTGGCGTCTAAGCATTTGGTCGAGCAATGCAATTTAGAGCTGTCGAGCGCGACCATTCGCAACGAAATGGCAGAACTGGAAGACCTCGGGTTGCTCGAAAAGCCGCATACGTCAGCAGGGCGCATTCCCTCGGCGTTGGGCTATCGGCTATATGTTGACCGGTTGATGCAGCAACAGCGCCTAACGTCACAACAGAAAGCGCACATTAACACTGTGTTGCAAAGCAAACTCGACAAATTCGAGCGGCTGCTTGCCGAAGCCGGACGGCTGGCCGCTGATATCACGCGTCACGCTGCCTATGCTTTACCGCCAACACAGGGGCAATACGAACGTGATGATGTGTTGGTGGAGGGCATGGCGCATTTGTTGGAACACCCAGAATTTTCCGACATTGCACGAGTACGACGCATGGTTGGCTATTTGTCGGATAAGCAGGCGCTGGCACAGATGCCTAAGCCTGCACCAAACCGCCACATTGAGGTGCTGATTGGCTCGGAAAACGTCACGGCGGCGTTGCAAGATGCGTCTGTTGTTATGGCAACTTACCAAATCGGCGAAACACGGGGCTTTATCGGGCTGATTGGCCCGACGCGTATGGATTACGGTACGGTGACATCTAAGTTGGGCTATGTGGCGCGGCGGTTGGAGCATTTACTGTCAGAGGAGGATGACTATGAGTGAACACGGAAACGAGATTATCGAAGAAATACTTGACGACATGCCCGAAGAGGAAATGGACCCGGTGCAAGCCGAGTTAGAGGAGTGGAAAGACCGTGCGTTACGAACACAGGCGGACTTTGAGAACTTTCGACGGCGCAATATAAAAGAACGCGAAAGCGTAATCGTCGACATCCGCGCGGCGACACTGGCGGCATTGCTGCCCGTGTATGATAACTTATTGCGGGCGCTGCAACAACCCACCGAGGATGCGGCGTATGCCAAGGGTGTGGAATTGACGCTGGCGCAGCTTTTGGGCATATTTGAGGACTTGGGTGTTGTGCCGTTTGGCAATACTGGCGAAAACTTTGACCCCAACATTTGCGAGGCGGTGATGCACGTAGAGGACGAAACGATTGGAAACAACATCATCGTTGAGGTGTTCGCGCAGGGGTTTAAGATGGGTGACAAGATTTTGCGGCACGCGGTGGTGAAAGTGGCGAACTGATGGTTAAATTACAAGGCAGCAACATATATCTCGCGGTACTGGAACGGGCGGATTGCAGGAAATTATACGAGGATTTTGAGTATGATTTTGACAACGATGCCGATTTTTTCTACATTGGTCATTCTGTCGAAAAGTCTGGCGAGTGGTTTGACGAGATTCAAAAATTGCAGAGCAATGAAAATATTAGGCTTGGTATATTCCTCAACGACGGTACCGTGATTGGCGATGCAGCATTGCAGGGTATCGACAACAAAAACCGTTGTTGCTCTGTTGGTATGGGCTTTGCAAAAAAAGAAAATCGCGGCAAAGGCTACGGTAAACAAGCCATCAAGCTGCTTCTCAAACACGGCTTTGCCTATCTCGGCATGGAGCGCATTACGGCAAGCACACTTGAAATCAATATCCCCGCCCAAAAAGCACTGGAAAAGCTGGGGTTTACGTTGGAGGGGCGGGAACGCAAAGCCGTGTATTTCCGCGGTGATCGATATGACAATCTCAAATACAGCATACTTTTAGAAGAATATAATTCAGGAGGACAAACACTATGAAAACAATCGGAATTGACTTGGGCACAACAAACTCTTGCGTGGCAGTCATTGAGGGCGGCGAACCTGTCGTTATCCCCAATGCCGAGGGCGCGCGCACAACGCCGAGCATCGTGGCGTTCAGCAAAGACGGCGAGCGGCTGGTCGGACAGGTGGCAAAACGCCAGGCTGTCACGAACGCCGACCGCACGGTCATCTCCATCAAACGCGACATGGGCACGAGCCGTCGCGTAGAAATCGGCGACAAGAAATATTCACCCGAAGAGCTGTCGGCCATGATTTTGCAAAAATTGAAGGCTGATGCCGAGGCGTATTTAGGCGGGACGGTGACAAAAGCTGTCATCACCGTGCCGGCGTACTTTACCGACAGCCAACGTCAAGCGACCAAAGATGCAGGTAAAATCGCGGGGCTGGAAGTGTTGCGGATTATCAATGAGCCGACAGCGGCGGCATTGAGCTACGGGTTGGACAAAGAGGGCGAACAAAAAATCATGGTCTATGACCTTGGCGGCGGTACGTTTGACGTGTCGATTTTGGAAATTGGCGAAGGCGTGCTGGAAGTGTTGGCCACGGCAGGCAATAATCGCTTAGGCGGCGACGACTTTGACAATGCCGTGGCGCAGTGGATGATTGCCGAATTTAAGAAAACCGACGGCATTGATTTATCCAACGACAAAGCTGCCATGCAACGTGTGCGCGAAGCGGCTGAAAAGGCGAAAATCGAGCTTTCGGGCGTGATGCAAGCGTCCATTAGCTTGCCCTACGTCACGGCTGATGCCAACGGCCCGCGGCACTTGGATTTAACATTGAGCCGTGCAAAGTTCAATGAACTGACTGCCGATTTGGTAGAAAAGACCATGGGGCCGGTCAAGCAAGCTATGAAAGATGCAGATGTCAGTTCGTCTGACCTCAATAAAGTATTGTTGGTGGGCGGCTCGACGCGTATTCCCGCTGTGCAAGAGGCTGTCCAAAAATTAAGCGGCAAAGAGCCATTCAAAGGAATCAACCCTGATGAGTGCGTTGCCATCGGCGCGGCTTTGCAAGCCGGTGTGTTGAGCGGCGATGTAAAAGATTTGCTGTTGCTTGACGTTACGCCATTGTCGCTGGGCATTGAAACGATGGGGGGGGTGTTTACACGGCTGATTGACCGCAACACCACCATTCCGGCAAAGAAGAGCCAAATCTTCTCAACGGCTGCAGATGGGCAAACGAGCGTTGAAGTACACGTCTTGCAAGGCGAACGGGAAATGGCCTCGTCGAACAAGACGCTGGGGCGCTTCCACCTCGATGGGATTCCACCGGCTCCGCGCGGTATGCCGCAAATTGAGGTGACGTTTGATATTGACGCCAACGGCATTGTGCAGGTTGCAGCGTGCGACAAAGGTACGGGCAAGGAGCAGAAAGTGACGATTACGGCATCAACCAATATGTCTAAGGATGACATTGAACAAGCCGTCAAGGAGGCAGAACTGCACGCCGAAGAGGACAAGAAGTGGCAAGAAGGCGTCGAGATTAAAAATAGCGCCGACCAAATGCTGTACACCACGCAAAAATCGCTTGATGAGTTGGGCGACAAAGTGTCAGATGATGAGAAAACAGCCGTTAACGGGGCGATGGATGCGCTCAGAGAAGTCGCAAAAGGTGACGATATTGAGCAAATTAAGGCACTGACGGAGGAATTGACAAAAGTATTTTACCCTATCAGCGAGCGGATTTATAAGGAAGCTGCAGAGCAAGCACAAGCAGAGGGCGGAGCCAATGTGCCGCCGGACGCTGATGTTGTTGAAGATGCGGAAATTGTTGAGGAATAAAGATAACAAGGGAGCGATTTTATCGCTCCCTTGACGTTTCAAAGAGTTGATTAGGGTTGAATTCTGAACGAATTCATGTTATAATATGTACAAATAAGTCGCGGATTTGATTTTATGCCGCATAGCAATGTAATGTATTGTTGTGCAATTCTGTCATATATTATAAGGGAGGATAGGAGGGAAAGCCTTTGCCTTACGACTATGACGCGTTGGCAGAACTCGTTCACCGAATTAAAAACGGAGATATGACCGCCTTTCGCTCTTTGTACGAGCAGACGCAGAAGCAAATTTACTATTTCGCACTCAAGGTGATGCGCAACAAAGAAGAGGCCGAAGACATCTTGCAGGAAACGTATATTAGTGCATATAGGCACATCGAGAAGTGCAAGAATGACCGAGCCATCGTCAAATGGCTGACAAGTATTGCGTATAATCATATGCGGGATAGACTGGCGGTTCTGGCAAAAGCCAATCAGGTATTTGTGCGTGATACGGAGGAGCAAGAGATACTCAACCACGTTGCCGATGATGTTTCGTTAGAAGATGCGTTTATCAGGAAAGAAGACGCAAAGCACATTCTTGTGCTGGTGGAGCAACTGCCTGAAAAACAGCGGTTGGCATTATTTATGTATTATTTTAAAGGGCTGTCGGCAGCGGAAATTGCCGAGATTTGTGACTGTAAGGAAAATGCAGTCAACAAACGCTTATTTGATGCCCGCGCTGCCATTAAGAAAAAAATACAGCAAGAAGAAAGGGAAGAGCAATCATGAATCATATCGGACTGCACGACATTATTCGTGAAGATTTTGAGTGCACGCCCCATCCGGACTTCGAAAAACTCTGGGAGCGAGTGATGGATGAGATTGGTGAGGATCAGGAGTCTAAATAACAAAAGGGACATTTTCGCCAGCGTGAAAATGTCCCTTTTGTTATTTGGGAACGATAGGAGCAGTTTGTGTTTGTCCTCACATGAGGTTCGACAAACGTCAATGTATAGAAACGATTTGGTTTTAACTACTTCTTCTTTACCGCAACCCAAAGTTCAATTGTGCCAAACTCATTGTCGCCGCCGTAAAGTTCCATATCTAAATCACCAACCTGCTCGTAGCCTGTTGTAGGAAGCCATTCGGAAAAAACACGTTTATACAGCGACTCAATGACTGTGCCAATATCGTCCCAAATAAACTTATCCGACAGAAAGACAGCCCATGTGTGGGCGGGGATATCCACAACAGCATAGCCGTCAACGCAACTGCTTGGGCTGCGGAACGCACACAACATATAGGGGAAAGAATCGGCAGTTGTCTCCTTGTAACTGCATACTGCGTGTACTTTACAGAAGTCTCCTTTGATAAATGCAGGCAACTCTCCCGCATCCTGCACTAATTTCTCATATGCGCCGTCCTCATGGCATTTATCCCATAGCTCGCTGGGCGTTTTGGGAGAAATCCCGCTCCCATCTAGCTTAAAAATGCCCTCGATGCCGAAAACTTGAAAAGCCTCTTTTGTTTCGATACGATAATCCATGCCTTTTTCTCCTTTAATTGAAATTTGGAAGGAGAGCTTGGGATAGGCTTTGAGCGTCACACCGTCGGCGCGCGCTTCCGTTGGTGTGACGCCGTGCAGCGCTTGAAACGCACGCGAAAAGGAAACCGGCGAATCATAGCCGAATTTCATCGCTAAATCAATGACTTTTGTGTTGCTGTTTTGCAGTTCAAGTGCGGCAAGCGTCAGCCGTCTTCGACGAATATATTCGGAGAGTGAAACATCAGTGATAAGTGAAAACATTCTAAAAAAGTTGTGTGAAGAGCAACAGGCGATCCGTGCCAGTATCTCATAATCGATTTCGCCAATCAAGTTATCCTCCACATATGCAAGGGCTGCATTCATGCGTGTAAGCCAATCCAAAATCATCCCCTCCTTTCACGTTAAAGTATAATGGAAAACAAACTTCAATGTCGCAACAATTCATGCCGTGTTTTGTTTGCTCGGGCAACGATATAAAAAACAATACCGAGCCGCTATCTTAGCGGCTCGGTACGCTCTTTGTTTGTACTGACAAATCACCCCAACCCAACAGGAATCTCAACATCATCACCAAACGCGTTGAATGTATGGAGCGTCTCCATGCGCATTTTTACTGTTTCGCCCTCGGCCGTGATATTCATGGCCATATCCATTGTCATTGACAACGGGTTGTTGTCAGAATCGGCAACGATTGTCAAATAAACATCGTCAATATCCATGGAAAAATCGTCAACTTCGCCCAACATATCTGTCATGCCATCCATGGATGACATAAAGAAATCGGTGAGGGCTTGCCCTGCCAGCACAGCGCGCATGACTGTATGATCGCCCGATTCTTCGATTGTGGCCGAAAGGAACATATTTAAGGTAAGCTCGGGCATATTGACGGCACTATCCAAGATATCGTCGAATTCCTTTTGAGAAAACATTTCACCCATTTCCACACCATCAATCAATATACTCATCGCCGTAACGCCGTCGGCGTTGATTTCCATGTACATCTCCATGGTCGTTGTAGTGAATCCCATATCCATTTCCATCACCATGGCGCTGTGGATATCATTGCCGTCGGCAATTGTAATGCTGTTGCCGTTGGTAGTCATATTGATGGTCTGTCCTTGCGCTATAACCTCCACGTCCATGGTAAAATCCACGTCAACAGCGCCCGACTGCCCGTCACCGACTGTCATACGCGACATGATGTCGGAATATGCGGCGAAAGCAGCCAGCGTTTCGGTGTTGTCAGGCGGGTCAACGACATTGCCGTCGTTGTCGCCGCAAGCCACCAACGTAATGGGCAGGGTGAGCAGAGCGAAGGCAAGCAAAGCTGTCATGAATTTTTTTGGCATGAGGAATACCTCCATTTATTAATTATATTGCATTCATTATAACATAGCGCCGTTGTTATCGCAAGTTTTATACGCGCATTGTTTTCCATTTGCCACTATGATACCGCCATAACGTCAGCGGCAACAATAATGCCCAGCCAACCGGCATTGTTACCCACGCGGCGCTGTAGCCCAATACACCCCAATATACAAATGCGTAAGCCAAACCAACGCGCACAATTAAGTCAAGCGTTGTCGCAACGGTGGGGAACATGACATCGCCGGCGCCTTTAAGTGTGCCGTTAACAATGAGCGATGGTGTGAGTAATATCAGCCACGGCGCGACAAAGCGAATTTGCTCTACGCTCCGCGCCATCGCTTCACCCGTCAAGCCAAATAATCCGACAAGTACCGGCGCAAAGATAAACAAGCCCGCCGCCATGACAATGCCCGCGCCTGTAGCCATGCCTTGTGTTTGTACAAAGCCTTTCTTGACACGGTCGAGGCGGCCTGCGCCGATATTCTGTCCAGCAAAGGTTGTCATACTGTTGTTAAAGGAAAGCATGATAATAAAAACAAAACCGTCAATGCGCATGGCAACGGCATAACTTGCAATGCCGAAAACCTCAAACGAATTGACAAGCCGCCCCATTGCCATGTATGCTATGGCAAGCACACTATGCTGCACGCCGATGGGCAGGCTCAGCCGCAGTGCTCGTTTGCAGACAAGAATATCAAAGGCGCGTACGGGCCGCAGATACTCATATTTTTTCACCATATAAATGTAGGCAATGACTGCCGAGAACATTTTGGAGAGCAACGTTGAGACGCCTGCACCGGCAACGCCCCAACCCATAATGACAACGGCAAACAGTGTTAAAATTACATTGAAGACCGTGGTGGCAATCAAAAAATACAACGTAACTTTGGCGTTGCCGATGGCGCGCAAAATTGAGGCAATGGTGTTGAAAATAAATAGAAACACAAGGCTTGCTGCTATAGTGCGCAGATAGAGAATCGCCATATCTAAAATCTCAGGCGGCACACCCAGCATATGGCGCAATAATATGGGCGTCAAAACAAAGCCCACCGCGCTCAGAAACACGCCAGTCACTGTGCCGAGCAGCAATACCGTCGAAACTGTCGCGCGCATATCATCGAGTTGCTTTGCGCCGAACTTTTGCGATACAATGATGCCACTGCCCATTGCCAATCCAATTGACAACGCTAAAAAAAGAATAATTAGCGGCGCTGACGTACTGATGGACGAAAGGGCTTCTTCGCTGACAAAATTGCCGACGACAATGCCGTCGAAAATACTGTACAGTTGCTGAATAATGTTGCCGAGCATTACAGGCACGGCGAAGAAGAGGATGTGCTTCCATTCCTTGCCGGTGGTCATATCACGCTGCATGTGTTATCCTTCTTACCTACATTCTTATTGTACAAGTATAACACAACTTGCGACATAATGCAAAGTCAAAACAGAGTGATAAATCTTGACAAAATAACTCTGTGCATGTATGATGAGTAAACCAAACAACGACTGTTATGGAGAGTAAACTCACCTATAATTGTCAGTTTAATGGAACATATTTTAGACATATCAGGAGATTGTCATCATGTACAGTAAACCCTCAGAAACAAAGTTGAACCATACACGCGATATTATCATTCGTGTTGCCATTATTGCTGTTGCCGTCATTTTGCTCGTTGTGGGCAATCGTATTGCCGTGCGTAATTTGGATTTGGCGCAGCGTGACGAGAATGCCATTACCGAGCGGGCGCGGGTGGTTGCTGTTATTAACGAAGGTGAATATGATGATGAGTTTGGTAGTTGGCGCACTTTGATTTTTGAGGCACGCATTACGCATGGTGGGCGTCGCGGCGAAACTGTGATCGTGCAGCAGTCGATTGATATGCATTATGATGATGAAAGCACACTGGTTGCCGTTGGCGACCGCGTGATTATCGGCGTGCTTAGCCCGCCCGATCCGCAATTTGACGACCCGGATATGCCGCTTGAATGGCACTTTTATGCCCACCAGCGTATCAATGGCATTCTTGTTTTGGGCGGCATATTTGCTTTGTTGCTTCTATTATTCGGGCGAATGAAAGGGTTAAATGCCTTAGTATCACTTGCGTTGACAGTGGCCATTATCTTCATGGTATTTATTCCCGCCATTCTATCGGGCGGCCATGTGTATGTTTGGACAGTGTTGGTTTGTCTGTATGTCATTGTGTTTGGATTGTTAATTATTCACGGCATTGGCCGAAAATCTCTTGCTGCGATTGCCGGGTGCCTTGGCGGTGTCGTTGTTGCAGGGTTGTTGGTGTTGCTGATGAGCGGAGCGCTGCGCCTCACAGGCACGGGCACTGATGATGCTATGCATCTGCAATGGATGAACATTGATTTACGAGCCATTATTTTTGCCGGCATTGTCATTGGTGCCGTCGGCGCGATTATGGACGTTGCCGTTTCGATTGCCTCGTCGTTGTGGGAGTTAAAAGAAAACGCACCCGAAATGGGCGCGAGAAGCCTGTTCAAATCGGGTATAAACATCGGGCGTGACGTGATGGGGTCAATGACCAACACACTAGTGTTGGCGTACATTGGCAGCTCGTTAGCTGTGATTTTAATTATTGTTGCTAATGCCGCATCATATCTCGAGTTGTTTAATTTGGAAATGATTGTTGTCGAGTTGCTGCAAGCTTTGATCGGTAGTTTGGGCATATTGCTCACAATGCCACTGACAGCGGCAATTTGTGCAGTGATATACGGGAGAGATTCGGAGTAGGGGGAAGCATACCCTGCACGACGCTTATATCGTCGCCGGCTAGTCCGGCGGCAATTGTGCCGTGCTTATCGGAGTTCCCGCGATGTTTGTGGCATGGGGATTTACATGCACCATGCAATGTTTGACCGCAGAAAATGTCGCTTCGATAGCGTCATGCACATCCTGTGCGACGGCATGGCTTTCGTGCAGGGTATGTTCACCATCGATGCTGATTTCTACGTCGACATAGATTTTATCCCCAAAGAGGCGTGTTTTGAGTTCGTCAATGCCGCGCACTTTGTCGAATGCGTCAATCACATCGCGCATTTGTTGCTCGGTTGCTTCGTCGCACGCTTTGTCGGTCATTTTGCCTAAGGCGTCGCGAAATATGTCAAGCGCTGCTTTCAAGATAAGCGGACAAATAACGATTGCTGCAAGCGGGTCGAAGATGGGGAATCCTTGTCGCGCAATAAAAACGCCGATAAAGCTGGCAACTGAGGAGAGGGCATCGGCACGGTGATGCCATGCATCGGCCATCAGTGCGCCGGAGTTGATGCTCTTTGCCACACGGCGCTTGTACCAAAACATACCCTCCGTGACGATGATGGTAGCAGCCGCTGCAATTAAGGCAATCAAGCCCGGCGTGCCCATGTCAATGCCATCGGATAAATCGACGGAAACAATATGCCGAATGCCGGTCCAACCTATGCCTATACCTGTTACAGCAAGCGCAATAGACACAAGAATGGCCGCTACACACTCAAAGCGCTCATGGCCGTAAGGGTGACTTTTGTCGGCTTTGCGGTTGGCTAGTTTGACGCCAATCATAGCGATGACTGTGGTCAGCATGTCCGATAACGAATGCGCGGCATCGGCAAGCATGGCAGTAGACCCACCGACAATGCCGGCGATGAGCTTTAGTGGCGTGAGAATAAGAATGTCAAATGCTATGCCAACGGCCGATACGCGCATGGCTTTTTGTTCGTTGGTTCTGTTCATCTATATGCTGTCTCCTTATGCTGTAGTTCGTACAGACACTTCGCCCGATAATAGCGTGACGATTTCGCCGTTGGTTTTCTTGACAACCAGTCGCCCGCTGTCATCAACATCGACGGCAAGTGCGTCATATACTTCTGTGGGCGCGTGGACAGTGATAATTTCTCCCAGTAGCGGCATACGTTGTTTGTATTGTGCCAACAAATCTTGCTCACTAAACGTTTGCGGCGTTTCCAGCTTTAACAAGCGGTTTGTTATATCGGCGACAATGCGGTTGCGCGGAATGTCGGTGTGAATACTATCTGCGATGGCCTGCAATTCATTTGGGAATTCCGGTGTGTTGACGTTGATGCCGATGCCGACGACAATCCAGCCGATTTGCCCGCTCTCGAGGTCGGCAACGCCCTCGGTCAGGATACCACAGACTTTTTTTCCATCGATTAAAATATCGTTGACCCACTTGATGGTGGGAGTGAGCGCGGGCAATAAAGCCTCAATCATCTCGCAAACGGCAATAGCAGCATAGGCTGTTACCAGTGTCGGTGTAGATAGCCACAGCTGTGAGGGCCGCAAAATCAAGCTCATGTATATGCCGTGGGCTGAGAAAAACGCGCGGCCATATCGGCCTTTGCCCGCCGTTTGTGCGCCTGCGACAACGAGCGTGCCGTGGCTTGCGCCGTCAAGAGCAAGTTCTTTGGCGGTCTTGTTGGTTGATTCGAGTGATTCATGCACAAAGATAGGTAAGTCTTGGTGCGCCAAAAAAGGCTGAATGCCCTGTGCCGACAAAATGTCATTGTCCAGGCACAGGCAATAGCCTTTTTTTGTGACGGCGTCAATGTGGTGACCGTCCTTCTTGAGTTCGCGGATGGCTTTCCAAACGGCATTGCGGCTGATAAAAAGCCGTGCGGCAAGAGTTTCTCCGGAAATGTGTTGCCCGCGATGCTGTTCGAGCTGGGCGAGGACTTGGTGTTTTGTTTTCATGATGATAGTATACGGCAACGGTGGAGAAAATGCAAGTGTCATGCAGGATATTTCGCAGATGTTGTGAGTGGGCAGTTCGGCACTTCTTGGGTGTTGCGCCTTGTGTACAGTGGTTGTTTGCTGATTTTTTGTAGGCTATGTCAGATCATCCCCTGGCCCGCCGCCTCCAAAATCAACGGCCGCCTACTCGGCGTTTCAAATTTTTTTGCAAGTTTCGACTCGATGTCTTGCATTTTTGTTTTCGATGTGGTATACTACGAAAAATGTCTTCGTATGCCATGCGGGGGATTTAATGAAAGTATGAGGTAAGATGCCATCATGAAGAAGATTAAAAAGGTACTTGTTGCCAACCGTGGTGAAATTGCCATCCGTGTATTCCGGGCCTGCAATGAGTTGGGGCTGAGCACAGTTGCGATTTACTCTAAGGAGGATACTTACAACTCGTTTCGCACTAAGGCGGACGAGTCGTACTTAATCGGGCAGGACAAGACGCCGTTGGGTGCGTACTTGGACATTGACGCGATTATTAAACTGGCAAAGGAAAAAGAGGTCGATGCCATTCACCCCGGCTACGGATTCCTGTCGGAGAACGCCAATTTTGCGAGAGCCTGCGAAGAAAACGGCATTATTTTTATTGGTCCGCCCTCAACGGTGCTGGATAAAATGGGCGACAAGCTCAACGCTAAAGAAATCGCCAAGGCCTGCGGTGTGCCGACCATTCCTGGTTCGGAAAATCCACTAGCCGATATGGATGATGCGCTTGCCAAAGCGGCGCAGTATAAATATCCTGTCATTTTGAAAGCGGCGGCCGGTGGCGGCGGCAAGGGTATGCGTCGGGTTAACAATGCCGAAGAGTTGAAAGCGGCGTTCCCGCTGGTGCAGAATGAGGCACTCAAAGCCTTTGGCAACGGCGATATTTTCATGGAGAAGTATCTTGTTGAGCCGAAGCATATTGAGATTCAAATTTTGGCTGATAAGCATGGCAACGTCGTTCACCTTTTCGAGCGTGACTGTTCGTTGCAGCGCCGCTATCAAAAAGTCATTGAGGTCGCGCCGGCTGTGTCATTGGATGAGAAAGTCAAGCAAGCACTTTATGACGATGCCGTCAAGATTGCCCATCATGTTGATTATGTGGCGCTGGGTACGTTTGAATTCTTAGTGGACAAGGAAAATAATCATTACTTCATCGAGGTCAACCCGCGTATTCAGGTTGAGCATACTATTACCGAAGTGATTACCGGCATTGACTTGGTGCAGGCACAAATCCACGTGGCAGAAGGGCATAGACTTGATTCGGAATTGATTGACATTCCCACCCAGGAGTCCATTCAAATGCGCGGCGTGTCGATTCAGTGCCGCGTGACGACCGAAGATCCGCAAA
This window contains:
- a CDS encoding nucleotide exchange factor GrpE, with amino-acid sequence MSEHGNEIIEEILDDMPEEEMDPVQAELEEWKDRALRTQADFENFRRRNIKERESVIVDIRAATLAALLPVYDNLLRALQQPTEDAAYAKGVELTLAQLLGIFEDLGVVPFGNTGENFDPNICEAVMHVEDETIGNNIIVEVFAQGFKMGDKILRHAVVKVAN
- a CDS encoding heat-inducible transcriptional repressor HrcA — encoded protein: MSIDERKEKILKIIIDRYIESAEPVASKHLVEQCNLELSSATIRNEMAELEDLGLLEKPHTSAGRIPSALGYRLYVDRLMQQQRLTSQQKAHINTVLQSKLDKFERLLAEAGRLAADITRHAAYALPPTQGQYERDDVLVEGMAHLLEHPEFSDIARVRRMVGYLSDKQALAQMPKPAPNRHIEVLIGSENVTAALQDASVVMATYQIGETRGFIGLIGPTRMDYGTVTSKLGYVARRLEHLLSEEDDYE
- the dnaK gene encoding molecular chaperone DnaK, whose amino-acid sequence is MKTIGIDLGTTNSCVAVIEGGEPVVIPNAEGARTTPSIVAFSKDGERLVGQVAKRQAVTNADRTVISIKRDMGTSRRVEIGDKKYSPEELSAMILQKLKADAEAYLGGTVTKAVITVPAYFTDSQRQATKDAGKIAGLEVLRIINEPTAAALSYGLDKEGEQKIMVYDLGGGTFDVSILEIGEGVLEVLATAGNNRLGGDDFDNAVAQWMIAEFKKTDGIDLSNDKAAMQRVREAAEKAKIELSGVMQASISLPYVTADANGPRHLDLTLSRAKFNELTADLVEKTMGPVKQAMKDADVSSSDLNKVLLVGGSTRIPAVQEAVQKLSGKEPFKGINPDECVAIGAALQAGVLSGDVKDLLLLDVTPLSLGIETMGGVFTRLIDRNTTIPAKKSQIFSTAADGQTSVEVHVLQGEREMASSNKTLGRFHLDGIPPAPRGMPQIEVTFDIDANGIVQVAACDKGTGKEQKVTITASTNMSKDDIEQAVKEAELHAEEDKKWQEGVEIKNSADQMLYTTQKSLDELGDKVSDDEKTAVNGAMDALREVAKGDDIEQIKALTEELTKVFYPISERIYKEAAEQAQAEGGANVPPDADVVEDAEIVEE
- a CDS encoding RNA polymerase sigma factor; the protein is MPYDYDALAELVHRIKNGDMTAFRSLYEQTQKQIYYFALKVMRNKEEAEDILQETYISAYRHIEKCKNDRAIVKWLTSIAYNHMRDRLAVLAKANQVFVRDTEEQEILNHVADDVSLEDAFIRKEDAKHILVLVEQLPEKQRLALFMYYFKGLSAAEIAEICDCKENAVNKRLFDARAAIKKKIQQEEREEQS
- a CDS encoding AraC family transcriptional regulator gives rise to the protein MDWLTRMNAALAYVEDNLIGEIDYEILARIACCSSHNFFRMFSLITDVSLSEYIRRRRLTLAALELQNSNTKVIDLAMKFGYDSPVSFSRAFQALHGVTPTEARADGVTLKAYPKLSFQISIKGEKGMDYRIETKEAFQVFGIEGIFKLDGSGISPKTPSELWDKCHEDGAYEKLVQDAGELPAFIKGDFCKVHAVCSYKETTADSFPYMLCAFRSPSSCVDGYAVVDIPAHTWAVFLSDKFIWDDIGTVIESLYKRVFSEWLPTTGYEQVGDLDMELYGGDNEFGTIELWVAVKKK
- a CDS encoding MATE family efflux transporter produces the protein MQRDMTTGKEWKHILFFAVPVMLGNIIQQLYSIFDGIVVGNFVSEEALSSISTSAPLIILFLALSIGLAMGSGIIVSQKFGAKQLDDMRATVSTVLLLGTVTGVFLSAVGFVLTPILLRHMLGVPPEILDMAILYLRTIAASLVFLFIFNTIASILRAIGNAKVTLYFLIATTVFNVILTLFAVVIMGWGVAGAGVSTLLSKMFSAVIAYIYMVKKYEYLRPVRAFDILVCKRALRLSLPIGVQHSVLAIAYMAMGRLVNSFEVFGIASYAVAMRIDGFVFIIMLSFNNSMTTFAGQNIGAGRLDRVKKGFVQTQGMATGAGIVMAAGLFIFAPVLVGLFGLTGEAMARSVEQIRFVAPWLILLTPSLIVNGTLKGAGDVMFPTVATTLDLIVRVGLAYAFVYWGVLGYSAAWVTMPVGWALLLPLTLWRYHSGKWKTMRV
- a CDS encoding YibE/F family protein, whose product is MYSKPSETKLNHTRDIIIRVAIIAVAVILLVVGNRIAVRNLDLAQRDENAITERARVVAVINEGEYDDEFGSWRTLIFEARITHGGRRGETVIVQQSIDMHYDDESTLVAVGDRVIIGVLSPPDPQFDDPDMPLEWHFYAHQRINGILVLGGIFALLLLLFGRMKGLNALVSLALTVAIIFMVFIPAILSGGHVYVWTVLVCLYVIVFGLLIIHGIGRKSLAAIAGCLGGVVVAGLLVLLMSGALRLTGTGTDDAMHLQWMNIDLRAIIFAGIVIGAVGAIMDVAVSIASSLWELKENAPEMGARSLFKSGINIGRDVMGSMTNTLVLAYIGSSLAVILIIVANAASYLELFNLEMIVVELLQALIGSLGILLTMPLTAAICAVIYGRDSE
- a CDS encoding GNAT family N-acetyltransferase, whose protein sequence is MVKLQGSNIYLAVLERADCRKLYEDFEYDFDNDADFFYIGHSVEKSGEWFDEIQKLQSNENIRLGIFLNDGTVIGDAALQGIDNKNRCCSVGMGFAKKENRGKGYGKQAIKLLLKHGFAYLGMERITASTLEINIPAQKALEKLGFTLEGRERKAVYFRGDRYDNLKYSILLEEYNSGGQTL